Proteins from a single region of Gossypium arboreum isolate Shixiya-1 chromosome 1, ASM2569848v2, whole genome shotgun sequence:
- the LOC108481903 gene encoding leucine-rich repeat receptor-like serine/threonine/tyrosine-protein kinase SOBIR1 — MAFSPGIPHRRRHFLRFLTLLSLFFISHSRLTLDRSDSKALSTLLKDLGIASQRFPATDPCRAAGVFCERRLADDNTYVLKVTRLVFKSQMLDGSLSPAIGKLSELKELSVSHNRIGNPVPHEVFHCKKLEILDLRNNMFSGEIPSNLSSLVRLRVLDLSSNEFTGDLTFLKYFPNLENLSLANNLFSGKIPSSIRSFRNLRFFDFSGNNFLEGSASLMSQVDESTVTQYPKRYTFAERKSTNNSRSRAQAPSPIGSKSVTSEGPILSPVTQHRHKNNSKKAMEWLLGFFAGAVGGGISGFVFSVMFKLVLATILGAAKDPGPSIFSPLIKKAEDLSFLEKEDGLASLEIIGKGGCGEVYKAELPGSDGKMIAIKKIIQPPKDAAELTDEDSKLLNKKMRQIKSEITTVGQIRHRNLLPLLAHISRPDCHYLVYEFMKNGSLQDILQQVSEGTRELDWLARQRIAKGVAAGLEYLHMHHSPRIIHRDLKPGNILLDDEMEARIADFGLAKAMPDAQTHITTSNLAGTVGYIAPEYHQTLKFTDKCDIYSFGVILCVLVMGKLPSDTFFQHTDEMSLVKWMRNIMISDNPTTAIDPKLIGKGFEDQMILVLKIAYFCTLDDPKERPNSKDVRCMLSQIKT, encoded by the coding sequence ATGGCGTTCTCTCCCGGAATACCCCACCGTCGTCGTCACTTCCTTCGCTTCCTCACTCTCCTCTCCCTCTTCTTCATATCCCATTCAAGGCTAACTCTCGACCGTTCAGACTCCAAAGCTCTTTCCACACTTCTCAAAGACTTGGGCATCGCCAGTCAACGGTTCCCCGCCACCGATCCTTGCAGAGCCGCCGGCGTTTTCTGCGAGAGAAGACTCGCCGACGACAACACTTATGTCCTTAAAGTCACCAGGCTTGTATTTAAATCCCAAATGCTTGATGGGTCTCTGTCTCCTGCAATTGGGAAGCTGTCGGAGCTGAAAGAGCTCTCCGTTTCCCACAACAGGATTGGTAACCCAGTTCCACATGAAGTTTTTCACTGTAAAAAACTCGAAATCCTCGACCTTCGAAACAACATGTTTTCCGGCGAGATACCGTCGAATTTGTCTTCTTTGGTTCGTCTCCGAGTTCTCGATTTATCTTCCAATGAGTTCACCGGTGACTTGACCTTCTTGAAGTATTTTCCCAACTTGGAAAATCTTTCCCTTGCCAACAATCTGTTTTCCGGGAAAATCCCATCATCTATACGTTCGTTTCGAAACCTTCGGTTCTTTGATTTCTCAGGGAACAATTTCCTTGAAGGTTCAGCTTCATTGATGAGCCAAGTTGATGAATCAACAGTAACTCAGTACCCCAAACGGTACACTTTTGCTGAGAGGAAATCAACAAATAATAGCAGAAGCAGAGCTCAAGCTCCATCACCAATTGGGAGCAAATCAGTAACCAGTGAAGGTCCTATCTTATCACCAGTAACTCAACACCGAcacaaaaataatagtaaaaaagcAATGGAATGGCTGTTGGGATTCTTTGCTGGAGCTGTAGGTGGGGGCATATCTGGGTTCGTCTTCTCTGTTATGTTTAAACTGGTGTTGGCAACCATTTTAGGAGCTGCTAAAGATCCTGGTCCATCCATATTCAGTCCATTGATTAAGAAAGCTGAGGATTTATCGTTTTTAGAGAAAGAAGATGGGTTGGCTTCATTGGAGATCATAGGGAAAGGGGGGTGTGGAGAAGTATATAAAGCTGAATTACCAGGAAGTGATGGCAAAATGATTGCTATTAAGAAAATTATTCAACCCCCAAAAGATGCAGCTGAGTTAACTGATGAAGACAGCAAGCTTCTCAACAAGAAAATGCGTCAAATCAAATCAGAGATCACCACAGTAGGCCAAATTCGACATAGGAATCTCCTTCCGTTGTTGGCTCATATTTCTCGACCCGACTGTCACTACCTTGTGTATGAATTCATGAAGAATGGAAGCTTGCAAGACATCTTACAACAAGTATCAGAAGGCACAAGGGAGCTAGATTGGCTTGCGCGGCAGAGGATAGCAAAAGGAGTGGCTGCTGGGCTTGAATATCTTCACATGCACCATAGCCCTCGAATCATTCATAGAGATTTGAAACCAGGGAACATCCTTCTTGATGATGAAATGGAAGCCAGGATCGCAGATTTCGGGCTTGCAAAAGCAATGCCTGATGCACAAACTCATATTACCACTTCCAATTTGGCTGGAACTGTGGGGTATATCGCACCTGAATATCATCAAACACTTAAGTTTACTGATAAGTGTGATATTTATAGCTTTGGGGTTATACTTTGTGTTTTGGTGATGGGGAAGCTACCATCTGATACGTTCTTTCAACACACTGATGAGATGAGTTTAGTGAAATGGATGAGAAACATCATGATTTCAGACAACCCCACAACAGCCATAGATCCTAAACTGATTGGAAAAGGGTTTGAAGATCAAATGATTCTGGTTTTGAAGATTGCGTATTTCTGCACTTTGGATGATCCAAAGGAGAGACCAAACAGCAAAGATGTCAGATGCATGTTGTCTCAAATCAAGACTTAA